The Styela clava chromosome 2, kaStyClav1.hap1.2, whole genome shotgun sequence genome contains a region encoding:
- the LOC120335578 gene encoding queuosine 5'-phosphate N-glycosylase/hydrolase-like, whose amino-acid sequence MALPPRKTGKLIASHCEDVFIDDQKVAETAKVLMQAFKQNDFSLKGWKNHVLHPKVADEKAIDIIFAIDVLNFSFWPDIPGKKYAVKYGGKLWTGYWSLVAALKRAEDEGKPVYDSEFMAEVEKKEFSDIFRSDTEIEIPLLDKRFEGFKESGRVLLEKFNGSFINCIRQCERDAVTLMNLVVENFPSFRDESVFQNQRVAFYKRAQILVADIWCCFEGKGLGEFTNIDEITMFADYRVPQSLEYFEILKYSEELKKALSQRIVFPPGHRFELEIRGSSIEAIERLTSQVRKLLADDDIKESKLSGVNSITVDNFLWDYAREHREKINHLPFHLVRTIFY is encoded by the exons ATGGCTTTACCTCCTAGAAAAACTGGAAAGTTGATAGCTTCACATTGTGAAGATGTATTTATTGATGATCAAAAAGTAGCAGAGACGGCTAAAGTGCTTATGCAGGCAttcaaacaaaatgatttttctttGAAAGGTTGGAAAAATCATGTTTTGCATCCAAAG GTAGCTGATGAAAAAGCAATTGATATAATATTCGCAATTGATGTTCTCAACTTCTCATTTTGGCCTGATATTCCTGGAAAGAAATATGCT GTTAAGTATGGAGGGAAGCTGTGGACGGGGTATTGGTCTTTAGTGGCAGCATTAAAACGTGCCGAAGATGAAGGCAAACCTGTTTATGATTCCGAATTCATGGctgaagttgaaaaaaaagaattttctgaTATATTCAGATCAGACACAGAA ATTGAAATACCATTGTTGGACAAAAGATTTGAAGGGTTCAAGGAAAGTGGAAGAGTATTGTTAGAGAAATTTAATGGTTCTTTCATCAACTGCATTAG GCAATGTGAAAGAGATGCTGTCACTTTGATGAATCTCGTAGTAGAGAATTTTCCAAGTTTTCGAGATGAATCTGTATTTCAAAATCAGAGAGTTGCATTCTATAAAAGAGCTCAGATTTTAGTAGCTGATATTTGGTGTTGCTTTGAAG GAAAAGGTCTGGGAGAATTCAcaaatattgatgaaatcaCAATGTTCGCAGATTACAGAGTACCTCAAAGCCTAGAgtactttgaaattttaaaatattcagaaGAATTAAAGAAGGCTCTTTCACAAAGAATCGTTTTCCCACCAGGACATAG GTTTGAATTGGAAATTCGTGGTTCATCAATAGAAGCAATTGAAAGATTAACATCTCAAGTGAGAAAATTATTGGCAGATGATGACATTAAAGAGAGCAAACTATCTGGTGTCAATTCTATTACTGTTGACAATTTTCTTTGGGATTATGCCCGTGAGCATcgcgaaaaaattaatcatttGCCTTTTCATCTTGTTAGAACAATATTTTACTGA
- the LOC144432061 gene encoding uncharacterized protein LOC144432061, whose amino-acid sequence MAMEDVEERALTSFPNSPRIWERYVDDTFNIIKEEFCDAFHDHINTIEPSIKFTIEKEVNGTVAFLDVQIQREGNGELTTDIFRKKTHTNRYLNFNSSHPLNHKRSVVSSLMNRAKTLISDETKQKQELNFIKKTLRQNGYPTRMFRNHVNFQKLPDKPKPISSTTIPYVQELSEKIRRILEDVKIRVPKF is encoded by the coding sequence ATGGCCATGGAAGATGTGGAAGAAAGAGCCTTAACGTCCTTTCCAAATAGCCCAAGAATCTGGGAAAGATATGTTGATGATACGTTCAACATAATCAAAGAGGAATTTTGTGACGCGTTCCACGACCACATCAACACGATCGAACCAAGCATAAAATTTACCATAGAAAAAGAAGTCAATGGGACAGTAGCCTTCTTAGATGTCCAGATACAGAGAGAAGGAAATGGAGAATTGACGACTGATATATTTAGGAAAAAGACCCATACAAATCGGTATCTTAATTTTAATTCCAGCCACCCGCTTAACCATAAACGTTCAGTGGTTAGTAGTCTTATGAATCGTGCCAAAACTCTTATATCGGATGAAACAAAGCAGAAACAAGaactaaattttattaagaagactTTACGACAAAATGGATATCCAACGAGAATGTTCAGAAATCATGTAAATTTCCAAAAACTGCCTGATAAACCCAAACCAATCTCATCTACCACCATTCCGTATGTCCAAGAACTAAGTGAAAAAATTCGAAGAATTTTGGAAGACGTTAAAATCAGAGTACCTAAGTTTTAA
- the LOC120335714 gene encoding ankyrin repeat domain-containing protein 13C-B-like, with translation MYPLHKYVYEDNISEVSSLLNSDKDILSPNSLKDLHGNTPLHLSVSLGHKECTHLLLKHNHPIAVKNTLGWTPLQEAISYGDRQILTSLYKALRKQGKQSIKKKRSELLSALDKLGGDFEMELHWDFQSWVPFVSRILPSDTCLIYRQGSKVRMDSTLEDFSDMRWVRGDISFIVDFSTEPEPEITLMDNKRMVYQRMKKVSQQEREATIEDEVDITMSSDIVDASIKTRDVILDRVQEGWIFKQDKCEKIGKFPADFYRLKGLTFQTRKRREHLSEEDIRKNRALRDAFSRGENTEQVLEEAEGGIEKRKSLPVPSKPEMTWDQYIKSPPGDYECLGRKTKVKTSMKTFEPLLGMSREFPVTLENLLPILEALGPKAKLFSKLRDFVTMKLPPGFPVRIDLPIFPTVKATVSFPQFQFRNDFDDAFFSVPKSYKEDPSWFDKSSKERQVERKKSKA, from the coding sequence ATGTATCCATTACACAAATATGTGTATGAAGATAATATATCAGAAGTATCATCTTTACTTAATTCTGATAAAGATATCTTATCACCCAACTCATTGAAAGACTTACATGGTAATACACCTTTGCACTTATCAGTATCTCTGGGACATAAAGAATGCACACACTTGTTGCTAAAACACAATCATCCTATTGCTGTAAAAAATACATTAGGCTGGACACCTTTACAAGAGGCAATAAGTTATGGAGATAGGCAAATTTTGACCTCATTATACAAAGCATTGCGTAAGCAAGGAAAGCAATCAATCAAGAAGAAAAGAAGTGAACTGCTTTCCGCCCTGGATAAACTTGGTGGGGATTTTGAAATGGAACTTCATTGGGATTTCCAAAGCTGGGTTCCATTTGTTTCAAGAATACTCCCATCAGACACATGCCTAATATATCGCCAGGGAAGCAAAGTTAGAATGGACTCCACACTGGAAGACTTCAGTGATATGCGATGGGTAAGAGGAGACATTAGTTTCATTGTTGACTTCAGCACAGAACCCGAGCCGGAAATAACTTTGATGGACAATAAGAGAATGGTCTATCAACGTATGAAAAAAGTGTCACAACAGGAACGTGAAGCAACTATCGAAGATGAAGTTGATATCACAATGAGCTCTGACATTGTAGATGCTTCGATAAAAACTCGGGATGTCATTTTGGATCGGGTTCAAGAAGGTTGGATTTTTAAACAGGATAAATGTGAAAAGATAGGCAAATTTCCAGCTGACTTTTATCGCTTGAAAGGACTTACTTTTCAAACTCGTAAGCGTCGTGAACATCTTTCTGAAGAAGATATACGTAAAAATAGGGCATTGAGAGATGCTTTCAGTAGGGGTGAAAATACAGAACAAGTTTTGGAAGAAGCTGAAGGAGGGATCGAAAAGAGAAAATCTCTTCCCGTTCCATCCAAACCAGAGATGACTTGGGATCAGTATATTAAAAGTCCACCCGGTGATTACGAGTGCTTAGGTCGTAAAACGAAAGTGAAAACGAGCATGAAAACATTTGAACCACTACTCGGAATGAGTAGAGAATTCCCTGTCACTTTGGAAAACCTGCTACCTATCCTAGAAGCGCTTGGCCCAAAAGCTAAACTATTCTCCAAACTTAGAGACTTTGTGACCATGAAATTGCCTCCAGGATTTCCAGTCAGAATAGATTTACCTATTTTCCCTACGGTAAAAGCCACTGTGAGCTTTCCACAGTTTCAGTTTAGAAACGATTTTGACGATGCTTTTTTCTCAGTTCCTAAGAGCTATAAAGAAGACCCATCCTGGTTCGACAAATCAAGTAAAGAACGGCAGGTGGAGAGAAAGAAATCAAAAGCATAA
- the LOC120335229 gene encoding short-chain specific acyl-CoA dehydrogenase, mitochondrial-like: protein MAINICMRKLQQHVLIGNCKTIRIFEKKILPSVRNVNYLANMGPISETHEMLRRTCADFAEKELIPIAGELDRNHTFPREQIKKMGDMGLMALDTPGEYGGAGLDYLAYAIAMEEISRGCASTGVVMTVNNSLYLGPINKWGTEEQKEQFIKPFTDGSKVGCFALSEPGNGSDAGAASTTATLDGDSWVLNGTKAWITNAHEASATVVFATTNKEKLHKGISAFLVPMPTPGLSLGKKEDKLGIRASSTASLIFEDCRIPKENLLGESGFGFKIAMQTLDAGRIGVASQALGIAQASLDCAVAYSKDRKAFGMSINKLQAIQFKLSEMAVRIESARLLNWRAAMLKDAGNNFTKEAAMAKLACSETGTYAAHQAMQILGGMGYVTDMPAERHYRDARITEIYEGTSEIQHLVIAGQLLKEYEH, encoded by the coding sequence ATGGCGATAAATATATGTATGCGTAAGCTCCAGCAGCATGTTTTAATTGGAAATTGCAAGACGATAAGGATATTTGAGAAGAAGATTTTGCCGTCTGTTCGAAATGTAAATTACCTTGCAAATATGGGACCTATTTCAGAAACACATGAAATGCTTCGAAGGACTTGTGCTGATTTTGCAGAAAAAGAACTCATTCCAATTGCAGGTGAACTTGATAGGAATCACACTTTTCCACGGGagcaaataaagaaaatggggGATATGGGACTAATGGCACTTGACACACCTGGAGAATATGGTGGGGCTGGATTGGACTACTTGGCATATGCTATTGCTATGGAAGAAATTAGCAGAGGGTGTGCATCTACTGGTGTTGTTATGACAGTCAACAATTCTCTGTATCTTGGTCCAATAAATAAATGGGGAACAGAAGAACAAAAAGAACAATTCATAAAACCTTTTACCGATGGCAGTAAAGTTGGTTGCTTTGCACTAAGTGAACCTGGTAATGGATCTGATGCGGGCGCTGCGTCGACAACCGCTACATTGGATGGTGATTCATGGGTGTTGAACGGTACGAAAGCCTGGATAACAAATGCTCATGAAGCATCTGCCACCGTTGTGTTTGCAACTACTAACAAAGAAAAGCTCCACAAAGGGATTAGTGCTTTTCTAGTCCCAATGCCAACACCTGGTCTTAGTCTTGGGAAGAAAGAAGATAAGTTGGGAATTAGAGCTTCTTCTACCGCTTCCCTTATATTTGAAGACTGTCGAATACCCAAAGAAAATCTTTTGGGAGAGAGCGGATTTGGTTTCAAAATTGCAATGCAGACACTGGATGCTGGCAGAATCGGTGTAGCATCCCAGGCACTTGGTATTGCTCAAGCATCATTGGATTGTGCAGTTGCTTATTCTAAAGACAGGAAAGCATTTGGAATGAGCATCAACAAACTGCAAGCCATTCAATTCAAGCTTTCTGAAATGGCAGTCCGAATAGAAAGCGCACGATTGCTGAACTGGAGGGCAGCTATGCTAAAAGACGCTGGTAATAATTTTACGAAAGAGGCAGCGATGGCCAAACTAGCATGCTCAGAAACTGGCACCTATGCTGCTCACCAAGCTATGCAAATATTGGGGGGAATGGGCTATGTTACTGACATGCCAGCAGAACGTCATTATAGAGATGCTAGAATAACAGAAATTTATGAGGGCACAAGTGAAATTCAGCACCTCGTTATTGCTGGCCAATTATTGAAGGAATATGAACATTAA
- the LOC120336633 gene encoding leptin receptor gene-related protein-like — translation MAIKGLVALALCGSVALTFLMLGCTLYKCYWPMFELMFYFLAPLPIAIARRLANDIDSTSTACKELSIFLTTGIVISSMGMPIVLARTAAIGWPAAGFTLAANVVAFLTVYGFFLYFGDDSDYEFQRW, via the exons ATGGCAATTAAag GACTTGTTGCGTTGGCATTATGCGGTTCTGTGGCTCTCACATTTCTCATGCTGGGATGTACTCTATATAA GTGCTATTGGCCTATGTTTGAGTTGATGTTTTATTTCTTGGCTCCACTTCCAATTGCGATAGCTCGGAGATTGGCAAATGACATTGATTCCACAAGCACGGCTTGTAAAGAGTTGTCAATATTTCTCACAACTGGCATTGTAATATCCTCAATGGGGATGCCTATTGTTCTGGCAAGAACTGCTGCT atCGGATGGCCAGCTGCTGGATTCACCCTCGCAGCGAACGTTGTTGCCTTTCTTACAGTTTACggattttttctttattttggtgaCGATTCCGATTATGAATTCCAAAGATGGTAG
- the LOC120335231 gene encoding D-aminoacyl-tRNA deacylase 1-like yields the protein MKAIIQRVMKASVTVGDETVSSIGSGVCVLLGISRYDTVKEMDSIIKKILNLRIFEDDDGKRWNKSVKDRDMEILCVSQFTLQSIMKGNKLDFHRAMSADKSEEFYNLFLDKLRKSYKIDKVKDGKFGAYMQVHIQNDGPVTVELDYPPTKPDKADDAKESEKD from the exons TTGGTGATGAAACAGTCAGTTCGATTGGAAGTGGTGTTTGCGTCTTACTCGGAATATCACGATATGATACTGTGAAGGAGATGGATTCCAT CATCAAAAAGATTTTAAACTTGCGAATTTTTGAAGATGATGATGGTAAAAGATGGAACAAAAGTGTTAAAGACAGGGACATGGAAATTTTGTGTGTGAGCCAG TTCACCTTACAAAGCATAATGAAAGGGAACAAATTGGATTTTCATCGTGCAATGTCAGCGGACAAATCTgaagaattttataatttatttttggataaattgagaaaaagttacaaaatagaTAAAGTGAAAG ATGGAAAATTTGGAGCATATATGCAAGTTCATATTCAAAATGATGGACCTGTAACTGTTGAACTTGATTATCCTCCCACAAAACCTGACAAAGCTGATGATGCAAAAGAATCTGAAAAGGATTGA
- the LOC120335715 gene encoding centromere protein N-like — protein MEDLLRYVMKKTSVTVLEHLILDWGKIPLKTLDFTLQKSIFMEKLISLCDEYRISYSDTAKLDLLHTMKFPEKYTWIAHKLVFRHRRTAASITDLKHFQNLISETLNKTTICDVAARKHKYSFWCRVSKPESHNAVYIIHYPESCYFLMAKTGTALIKSIVCTSLAECLNAESFTMLPLDGKCPDSLAEILLHRDENASHLYKYDQGYYLPRKMVKTSEKINKNVWTENKEHKKKNERANTEAFGPFVQPVMEHLTVDIHTKFRGRKVLPELAKDTVVHGRLEFSGTNVLQGLNNLAKESLAIVPMPFYLTSVPSLGKNYMKIYDK, from the coding sequence ATGGAAGACTTACTCAGATATGTGATGAAAAAGACCAGTGTCACGGTTTTGGAGCATCTGATTTTGGATTGGGGCAAGATCCCGTTGAAAACACTTGACTTTACTCTACAAAAGTCCATTTTTATGGAAAAGCTGATTAGTTTGTGTGATGAATATCGAATTTCATATAGCGACACAGCTAAATTGGATTTATTGCACACCATGAAGTTTCCAGAAAAATATACATGGATAGCACATAAACTTGTATTCAGGCATAGAAGAACCGCTGCCTCAATTACGGATTTAAAGCATTTTCAAAATCTTATATCAGAAACTTTGAACAAAACTACTATTTGTGATGTGGCAGCAAGGAAAcacaaatattcattttggtGTAGAGTATCCAAACCAGAATCCCATAATGCTGTATACATAATACATTATCCAGaatcttgttattttttaatgGCAAAGACTGGTACAGCCCTTATTAAATCAATTGTCTGTACAAGCCTCGCAGAGTGCTTAAATGCAGAATCATTTACAATGTTGCCTTTGGATGGTAAATGTCCAGACTCACTTGCAGAAATTCTGTTGCATCGTGATGAAAATGCATCACACCTATATAAATATGATCAAGGGTATTATTTACCTCGGAAAATGGTCAAAActtctgaaaaaataaacaagaatgtGTGGACAGAAAATAAAGAACATAAAAAGAAGAATGAGAGAGCAAACACTGAGGCTTTTGGTCCATTCGTACAACCCGTTATGGAACATCTTACTGTAGATATTCACACAAAATTCAGAGGTAGAAAAGTATTGCCTGAGTTGGCAAAGGATACAGTTGTTCATGGAAGACTAGAGTTTTCAGGTACCAACGTTTTACAGGGATTAAACAACTTGGCAAAAGAGAGTTTGGCAATCGTACCCATGCCATTTTACTTGACTAGTGTACCAAGTTTGGGTAAAAACTACATGAAAATTTATGATAAGTAA
- the LOC120335577 gene encoding cysteine protease ATG4B-like, whose product MEGDSNFSCLTYENVLSKEDSWTDNEIIWLMGKKYVLPNDREQFCEAAKSKLWFTYRKGFDSIGGTGPTSDSGWGCMLRCGQMMLAQTLLRLKMSPQWKWRPNELQSSKYYEVLKDFADERTSCYSIHQIAQMGVQEGKEVGQWFGPNTIAQVLKKLSAFDNKNDITVYVAMDNTICTKDVEKLCLNSSVENSATSFSISNEQEDQPSSSCRTNTAKIWKPLVLFIPLRLGLSEINPVYFENIKECLTWKESVGIIGGKPNHAYYFIGHTNTDYMVFLDPHTTQPAAVWDDKIVEIEHDNSYHCEYPSKMPMSHLDPSLALGFLCKTKKEFEGICERVKTQKSSKESLPLFGVVESFPTCTVVESKVVSVSAHNLFKKRTGDMTEDENACLTLDSDEDLDDVDEEFEILEIL is encoded by the coding sequence ATGGAAGGCGACTCCAATTTTTCTTGCTTAAcatatgaaaatgttttgtcaaaagAAGATTCGTGGACAGACAATGAAATTATTTGGTTAATGGGGAAAAAATATGTCCTGCCAAATGATAGAGAACAGTTTTGCGAGGCAGCAAAATCCAAACTATGGTTTACATATCGAAAAGGATTTGATTCGATTGGTGGGACAGGACCAACCAGTGATTCAGGTTGGGGATGTATGTTGCGCTGCGGCCAAATGATGCTGGCTCAAACTTTGCTTAGGTTAAAAATGTCTCCACAATGGAAGTGGCGACCAAACGAACTTCAGTCGTCTAAATATTATGAAGTATTGAAAGATTTTGCAGATGAACGAACAAGTTGTTACTCAATACATCAAATTGCACAAATGGGAGTGCAAGAAGGAAAAGAAGTCGGTCAATGGTTTGGCCCGAACACGATTGCTCAGGTCCTAAAAAAATTGTCTGcatttgataacaaaaatgACATCACTGTTTATGTTGCGATGGACAACACAATATGCACGAAAGATGTGGAAAAATTATGTCTGAACTCTTCAGTTGAAAACAGTGCAACTTCGTTCTCTATCTCTAATGAACAGGAAGATCAACCTTCATCATCGTGTCGTACAAATACAGCCAAAATATGGAAAcctttagttttatttattccaCTACGACTTGGACTATCAGAGATAAATCcagtatattttgaaaatatcaagGAATGTTTAACTTGGAAAGAAAGTGTTGGAATAATTGGTGGAAAGCCCAATCATGCATATTATTTTATTGGACATACAAACACTGATTACATGGTCTTCCTTGACCCACATACTACCCAACCAGCTGCTGTATGGGATGATAAAATAGTTGAAATAGAACATGACAATTCTTATCATTGCGAGTATCCTAGTAAAATGCCAATGTCCCACCTTGATCCTTCTTTAGCGTTAGGATTTCTATGCAAAACTAAGAAAGAATTTGAAGGAATATGTGAGAGAGTAAAAACACAGAAGTCATCTAAAGAAAGCTTACCATTATTTGGTGTTGTTGAATCATTTCCAACATGTACTGTAGTAGAATCAAAAGTGGTTTCTGTGTCGGCTCATAACCTTTTTAAAAAAAGAACTGGAGATATGACGGAGGATGAAAATGCATGTTTAACCCTCGATTCTGATGAAGATTTGGATGATGTTGATGAGGAATTTGAGATTCTAGAGATTTTATGA